One genomic region from Quercus robur chromosome 4, dhQueRobu3.1, whole genome shotgun sequence encodes:
- the LOC126721348 gene encoding uncharacterized protein LOC126721348: MKNVLKSMKNKFNYKNTEDILIISLLKDLEAATLIGFDSLLTFIAKSKLQSKSSSWSSVSKLVHHKRVPCECEETDANEFEMVDAALQSLISHKPSKSDYSLVIDNVQTWLGKLELNIQDLEEVFEFLSRSIVKTRVSLLNILNH, encoded by the coding sequence ATGAAGAATGTCTTAAAGagcatgaaaaataaatttaattacaagAATACTGAAGATATTCTCATTATTAGCCTGTTAAAAGACCTAGAAGCTGCAACTCTAATTGGCTTTGACTCCCTCTTGACTTTTATTGCTAAATCAAAGTTGCAATCAAAGTCAAGCAGCTGGTCTTCGGTTTCCAAGCTAGTTCACCACAAAAGAGTGCCATGTGAGTGTGAAGAAACAGATGCAAATGAGTTTGAGATGGTAGATGCAGCATTGCAATCTCTCATCAGTCACAAGCCAAGCAAATCTGATTACTCTTTGGTTATTGATAATGTACAGACCTGGCTCGGGAAGTTGGAATTGAACATTCAAGATCTTGAAGAAGTTTTTGAATTCCTTTCTCGAAGTATTGTCAAGACTAGAGTTTCCCTTCTGAACATCCTCAACCACTAG